From a region of the Salvelinus alpinus chromosome 2, SLU_Salpinus.1, whole genome shotgun sequence genome:
- the irak1bp1 gene encoding interleukin-1 receptor-associated kinase 1-binding protein 1 homolog has product MASSPSRVFAALLPAAGDIYRDENEPGMGGHTVTVQRTQNSAREVQVTGSAEASCPADRATVSVSFRNSKESVNDVTNSISRRVEYILQTLRQHHVKGEELTVTRHIYRADDLYHMEALVMVVFSDFGQMERVCIVLLEKLDKSVCVSTPHFYHSEECLSLLRRSVCVAAVENARLKASEISSMLGQTLGHPLLVREEEAMERDGGREEGEGGEGVHRPSISATSRVFVTFNLRHKDRTRKKI; this is encoded by the exons ATGGCTAGCAGTCCGTCTAGAGTTTTCGCTGCTTTATTACCCGCCGCGGGAGATATTTACCGGGACGAAAACGAACCAGGGATGGGGGGACACACGGTTACTGTTCAGCGAACCCAGAACAGCGCGCGGGAGGTCCAGGTGACTGGGAGCGCAGAGGCCTCGTGCCCAGCCGACCGCGCTACTGTTTCCGTTAGTTTCAGAAACAGCAAGGAGTCGGTGAACGACGTCACCAACAGCATCTCAAGGAGAGTAGAGTACATTCTACAGACCCTGAGACAACACCATGTCAAG GGGGAAGAGTTGACAGTGACGAGACACATCTACAGAGCTGATGACCTGTACCACATGGAGGCTCTG GTGATGGTGGTGTTCTCAGATTTTGGTCAGATGGAGAGAGTGTGTATTGTTCTGTTGGAGAAGCTGGataagagtgtgtgtgtcagcacaCCTCACTTCTACCACAGTGAAGAGTGTCTCAGCCTAttgag gcggaGCGTGTGTGTAGCAGCAGTAGAGAATGCTCGTCTGAAGGCGTCTGAGATTAGCAGCATGCTGGGACAGACTCTGGGGCACCCCCTACtggtcagagaggaagaggccatggagagagatggagggagagaagaaggagaggggggggagggggtacACAGGCCTAGCATCAGTGCGACCTCTCGTGTGTTTGTCACCTTCAACCTCCGACACAAAGACAGAACCAGGAAGAAGATTtga